Proteins encoded by one window of Myxococcales bacterium:
- a CDS encoding ABC transporter substrate-binding protein encodes MSVRPITRWVSLCGALASLVWAAAGFLGGASTGGCTPEGPAATPTEPIVIGVSLGLSESLASFTAALQQAVRAAEGQINASGGLLGRPVRFDVVDDRSNNKEYIDGVAQGFITSNVVAVIGPVGSSQVDRIQAALRGRQILLISPSATSTTLTGIQPAKDRYLFRTVPSDEFQVKALVRLARLGPGGFGAQSTSDAGAGGDAGAPAGEACPRMFVIHADNKYGGPMADALEASYPGPGRQVVGRVKVAEEVVASYDGVVAQVLAAKPDCLALIQYDDVGGALTRAIDKARRDNPAALPARFFLMGTDGVYTSGYLENSRDDKGNPASRNAAEGVYGTNPDTNPPTPEYNEMKNIFTAYFPLKSGEEVPAFVANTYDAAVLVALAIQQAGSATDRVKIRDALFQVSRGGKAYSPAQLNEALLAIRQGGDVDYNGASGTVDLDDNGNVEAGFIVWKVEKGQFVTAGRIPQKDLGN; translated from the coding sequence ATGAGCGTTCGTCCAATCACGCGCTGGGTGAGCCTCTGCGGTGCCCTCGCGTCGCTCGTATGGGCCGCCGCCGGCTTCCTGGGAGGGGCCTCGACTGGCGGCTGCACTCCGGAGGGCCCCGCCGCGACCCCGACCGAGCCCATCGTCATCGGTGTGTCGCTCGGCCTGTCCGAGTCGCTCGCCTCGTTCACGGCCGCGCTCCAGCAGGCCGTGCGCGCCGCCGAAGGGCAGATCAACGCCTCCGGTGGGCTGCTCGGGCGGCCTGTGCGCTTCGACGTCGTCGACGATCGCAGCAACAACAAGGAGTACATCGACGGCGTAGCCCAGGGCTTCATCACCTCGAACGTGGTGGCGGTCATCGGCCCCGTGGGAAGCTCCCAGGTCGACCGCATCCAGGCGGCCCTGCGTGGGCGCCAGATCCTGCTCATCTCTCCGTCGGCGACGTCCACGACCCTCACCGGCATTCAGCCCGCGAAGGATCGCTACCTCTTCCGCACGGTCCCGTCGGACGAGTTCCAGGTGAAGGCGCTCGTGCGGCTCGCGCGGCTCGGTCCCGGCGGATTCGGCGCGCAGAGCACCAGCGACGCGGGCGCGGGCGGCGACGCGGGGGCCCCGGCTGGGGAGGCGTGTCCGCGCATGTTCGTCATCCACGCCGACAACAAGTACGGCGGCCCGATGGCCGACGCCCTCGAGGCTTCCTATCCGGGCCCGGGTCGTCAGGTCGTAGGACGCGTGAAGGTCGCCGAGGAGGTGGTGGCGAGCTACGACGGCGTCGTCGCGCAGGTGCTCGCCGCCAAGCCCGACTGCCTCGCGCTGATTCAGTACGACGACGTCGGCGGCGCGCTCACTCGGGCGATCGACAAGGCCCGCAGGGACAACCCCGCGGCGCTGCCCGCCAGGTTCTTCCTCATGGGCACCGACGGCGTCTACACGAGCGGCTATCTGGAGAACAGCCGCGACGACAAGGGCAACCCCGCGTCGCGCAACGCCGCAGAGGGGGTGTATGGCACGAACCCCGACACCAACCCGCCGACACCCGAATACAACGAGATGAAGAACATCTTTACCGCGTATTTCCCGCTGAAGTCGGGCGAGGAGGTCCCCGCGTTCGTGGCGAACACCTACGACGCGGCCGTGCTCGTCGCCTTGGCCATCCAGCAGGCCGGTTCCGCCACCGACCGCGTGAAGATCCGCGACGCGCTCTTTCAGGTCTCCCGGGGCGGGAAAGCGTACTCGCCCGCGCAGCTCAACGAGGCGCTGCTCGCGATCCGCCAAGGTGGCGACGTCGACTACAACGGCGCCTCGGGCACCGTCGACCTCGACGACAACGGCAACGTCGAGGCGGGCTTCATCGTGTGGAAGGTGGAGAAGGGCCAGTTCGTGACCGCCGGCCGTATCCCCCAGAAGGACCTCGGGAACTAG